Proteins encoded in a region of the Saccharothrix ecbatanensis genome:
- a CDS encoding WS/DGAT/MGAT family O-acyltransferase yields the protein MDRMSAMDAGFFFIEDENVPMHVGSVLVFDGPAPSYGDVVRLFAAKLGTVPRYRQRVTALPLHLGWPVWVDDEHFQILYHVRHTAVPAPGADDQLRNLAGRLFAQGLDMTKPLWEVWLVEGLEGGRWAIICKVHHSLVDGIAGSDLMQVLLDRRADTPLPEPVEWRPTPPPSTVDLVLDGMRDAVSAPVKQLARFPAFARRLRDGNGSGSAALDLGRTVLDSLPTTARRLVTATPKTLNGPIGPHRRWLWAKAGLAEIKTVRTVTGGTVNDIILAAVTRGFRDLLAKRDELAEGQVVRSMVPVSTRSSAEKGVLTNRFGAVLVNLPVGEPDPLARLASIREQMDELKSSGQAAGADVLAGLANFAAPALLELGSRTAMRLPQHLVQTITTNVPGPRFPLFMLGRRLTETYPYVPISGNMRISVGIFSYLDQITFGINADFDSVPDVQLLSDGIRAGFDELVTATAT from the coding sequence ATGGACCGGATGAGCGCCATGGACGCGGGCTTCTTCTTCATCGAGGACGAGAACGTGCCCATGCACGTCGGTTCGGTCCTGGTCTTCGACGGGCCGGCCCCGTCGTACGGCGACGTCGTGCGCTTGTTCGCGGCAAAGCTCGGCACCGTGCCGCGTTACCGGCAGCGCGTGACGGCACTCCCCCTGCACCTCGGCTGGCCGGTGTGGGTCGACGACGAGCACTTCCAGATCCTCTACCACGTCCGGCACACGGCGGTCCCGGCGCCGGGCGCGGACGACCAGCTCCGCAACCTCGCCGGACGCCTCTTCGCGCAAGGCCTCGACATGACCAAACCGCTGTGGGAGGTGTGGCTGGTCGAAGGCCTGGAAGGCGGCCGGTGGGCGATCATCTGCAAGGTCCACCACAGCCTGGTCGACGGCATCGCGGGCAGTGACCTGATGCAGGTGCTGCTGGACCGGCGCGCGGACACGCCGCTGCCCGAACCGGTGGAGTGGCGGCCGACCCCGCCCCCGTCGACGGTCGACCTGGTCCTGGACGGCATGCGGGACGCGGTGTCGGCGCCCGTCAAGCAGTTGGCCAGGTTCCCGGCGTTCGCGCGGCGGCTGCGCGACGGCAACGGCAGCGGCTCGGCGGCGCTGGACCTCGGCCGGACCGTGCTGGACAGCCTGCCGACGACCGCCCGCCGACTCGTCACCGCGACCCCGAAGACGTTGAACGGCCCGATCGGACCGCACCGGCGGTGGCTGTGGGCCAAGGCGGGCCTCGCCGAGATCAAGACCGTCCGCACGGTCACCGGCGGCACGGTGAACGACATCATCCTCGCCGCCGTCACCCGCGGGTTCCGCGACCTGCTCGCCAAGCGCGACGAGCTGGCCGAGGGCCAGGTGGTGCGCAGCATGGTGCCGGTGTCGACGCGGTCGTCCGCCGAAAAGGGCGTGCTGACCAACAGGTTCGGCGCGGTGCTGGTGAACCTGCCCGTCGGCGAACCCGATCCGCTGGCCCGCCTCGCGTCGATCCGCGAGCAGATGGACGAACTGAAGAGCAGCGGCCAGGCAGCAGGCGCGGACGTGCTCGCCGGCTTGGCGAACTTCGCCGCACCCGCCCTGCTGGAACTCGGTTCGCGCACCGCCATGCGCCTCCCGCAGCACCTCGTGCAGACGATCACCACCAACGTTCCCGGTCCGCGCTTCCCGCTTTTCATGCTGGGCAGGCGACTGACGGAGACCTACCCGTACGTCCCGATCTCCGGGAACATGCGGATCAGCGTCGGCA
- a CDS encoding esterase/lipase family protein — protein sequence MSASHLVSVTAPGLLWYLTEPTRAAVDIGQYAATRSVLRAAPSGDGHTVLVLPGLGTNDGATAPLRKFLTGLGYDVHGWGLGWNIGPSIEAVRGMRELLRELAVGGKVSIVGWSLGGIFARELARDHPGMVRQVITLGSPYAMTDLRQTRVNPVYQLLAWFYVSGAEMPPPEHTRPRFPVPSTSVYSKSDGIVAWQACVSTPGARRENVAVACSHLGYGYNASVLWVIADRLAQRPNRWRPFTPPPGMARMFPED from the coding sequence ATGTCTGCATCGCACTTGGTCTCGGTGACGGCGCCCGGACTGCTCTGGTACCTGACCGAGCCGACGCGTGCGGCGGTCGACATCGGCCAGTACGCCGCGACCCGTTCGGTCCTGCGCGCCGCGCCGAGCGGCGACGGGCACACGGTGCTGGTGTTACCGGGCCTGGGCACGAACGACGGTGCGACCGCGCCGCTGCGCAAGTTCCTCACCGGTCTGGGCTACGACGTGCACGGCTGGGGGCTGGGCTGGAACATCGGGCCGTCGATCGAGGCCGTGCGCGGGATGCGCGAGTTGCTTCGGGAGCTCGCAGTCGGCGGCAAGGTGAGCATCGTCGGCTGGTCGCTGGGCGGCATCTTCGCCCGCGAACTGGCCCGCGACCACCCCGGCATGGTCCGCCAGGTGATCACGCTGGGCAGCCCGTACGCGATGACCGACCTGCGGCAGACCAGGGTCAACCCGGTGTACCAGCTGCTGGCCTGGTTCTACGTGTCGGGCGCGGAGATGCCGCCGCCCGAGCACACCCGGCCGCGGTTCCCGGTGCCGTCGACGTCGGTGTACTCGAAGTCGGACGGGATCGTGGCGTGGCAGGCGTGCGTGTCGACGCCGGGTGCGCGGCGGGAGAACGTCGCGGTGGCGTGCAGCCACCTCGGCTACGGCTACAACGCCTCCGTCCTGTGGGTGATCGCGGACCGCCTGGCCCAGCGCCCGAACCGCTGGCGCCCGTTCACCCCGCCGCCGGGGATGGCCCGGATGTTCCCGGAGGACTAG